DNA sequence from the Geobacter sp. AOG2 genome:
TCCGGGCGGTTTTCAGGGTTGAGCGGGTTGAGGCTGACCAGATGGCCGTATCCCCCGGCCTCGTTTTTGCCATTGGTCTCGAAGACCTTTCGCAGCAGATAGGTGGCGTTGACCAGGGTGAGCGGTTTGCCCGAAGGGGTGGTGATGTCGCGCTCCGGCACATGGCCGAGCAAAGGGTTGGGCGGCAGGGACGGGGAGACGGGCACATAGACGCCCCCCTGTTTGGAGACCCACTGACGGTAGAGGACGTCGCGTTCGAAGGCGACCACCGCCTTGGATTTGCTGACCGCCAGCAGTTGTTGTTCGTTCAGCCGGTAGTACCACGCGAAGGAGCCGGCAATCGCCGCCGTCCATGCCAGCGCCACGATCAATGCGTATCGGCGCACAGGTCTCACCTGATTGCCGGACTGTTTTCGTTGTGTTGCGGAATCGTCCATGCCGCACCTGCCTGAAATGTGAAGAATGCCCCCGTGGCAATGCCCATCCCGGAGAGGAAATTAGAGGATTGTAAGACCATCCGCTCCATATCTCAAGCGCGAATTCGTGGCCGGCCGGTTCAAGGGCGGCTGAAGGCGGCAGGCCGTGGCCCGCGCCGCCCGTTGTGAGGGACACGCCCGTAAAGCCCGGTGAAAATGGCGAAGCCGCTAAACACCCCGGTTCAGGTGCTTAGCGGCTTCTGTTTGTTCCGGGCGGCTCGGGTCGCTTTTGCGCCGCCCATCCTGGTTGTATCGGACGTCTTTTACGGCCTGGACGCGCCGTTGAAAGGGTTGGCTACGGTTACGCCCGTGCCGCCCACCGTGAGCGTCGCCCCTTGTGCCCCGAGGGTGCCGGTAAGCGCTCCGTTGACCACGTAGTCCAGCGAGTCGTAGAGCAGGGTGTGCGTATATCTGCTGTTATGCACGTAGGCCCCGGAATCCTTGAGCAACACGAGCAGGTTGTAGGCCGCGCCGGCCATATGCTTGCCGTTTGCGTCTGGTGCGACGCTGGTCCAATTGACTGCATACCTGCTACCGGTAGAGAGGGTCTGATCTGTTGTAGCATCCTTGAAATAATGTGGTCCGTCAATGGGGTCGAACGATATGCCGCGGGCGGCGATGGCCGCCTGGAGGGCGTCAAGCTCGGCCTTGAATTGCTGCTTGGCGCTGTCGAGGGAGGCTGCGGTAATGGCGTATGATCCCGTGTGACATGCTGCGCAGACAGCCGATGCGGTCAGGGCGCCGATGTTCGCATCGATCTTGTTGCGGCCGTTGGCGGTCGCGGCCAGGTTCGTATAGGTTACCGGCTCCATGACGTGAGAGTTTTGATTGGTGCCGTCAACCCACATATGGCACACCACGCAGGCGCCACTCTGGGTTCCAAAGCCGAGGGCGCCGTTACCAAGGGTACCGGGAGTATTGTGTTTCAAACCGGTATTGGTATAGGCGGAATGGGCCTGGAACTCGTAACCGTTCACTTCGTACATGATCGAGGCGGACGCTTTGTAGTGAGGGCTGAATGCTTCGAATTTTACCCCGTCCACACTTGTCGCATCGGCAATCACCGTACCTGAGTAAAACCCGATATGGCACCCCATGCACAGATTGGAATCGCCGGCTGCCGGCAGAGACGTCAACCCGTTGGTGGCGGTAAACGGTATGATGATCGCTCCACCGCTCACTTTGTTGCGTTTCCAGGAATAATCCTGATGGCAGGCATCACAGCGGATAACTTCCATGGTCGTATCGTTGGGGTCGGTCTTGAAGGGTTTGAGGGTCGCGGACTGGTTCCCGATGAAGGTCTTGAATCCCGTGGTGGTGTGGCACTTGAGTCCGCAGCCGCCCTTGACGCCGTTGCCGGAGTCGAACTGCCGGAATACGGGCTTGTCCGTCGAGGCATGGCCGGTCTCCGCCCACTGGCTGTGCTGCGGGGTAATGGCCGCGTGGGGGTCGTGGCACAGGCGGCAGTTGTTCTTGCTGGTCGAAGTGACGTAGGTGGCATAGGGAGCCTCGGAGGTGGGATCGGCCGGGTCGAGCAGGCTGGTCGCGTTGCCCGACGCATCAATGCCGAAATGTTTTTTCGTCATTATCTGCACTCCGTCAGCATCGACAATTTTCTCGGCAGCGGTATGGCACGTGACGCACCGGCCAGCCTGATCCGGATTGGCGTAGGGCATGGGGCCGACGCCGTTATGCTGGGAACCGCCGCCGTGGCAATCCTGGCAACCGATGTTGTCGGTGAAATGGGCGGAATCCTTAAAGGTCTCATAGAACGATACGCCGGTGACCGAACTGACGGCAGAACCGTGGCACTGGGCGCAGGCGGACTCACTGACCTTGGCTACATCGCTGGGGAGCACGCCCGCTTCTTTGCTGCTGGCGCCGCAACCGCTAAGGAACGCCGCCGTGGACAACGAAAGCAGTAACATGACACTCGACTTCTTGATCTGCATGGATTCTCCTCCTTCTTGAGATAATTACAGTGTAATAATGGCTAAAACGTCCCCGACTGGTGGCACTGCAAGCACACCTTGCCGCCGCTTTTGTCTTTGTAGTTGCCGGCCTTGAAGCCCCTCGGGTGCGGATTGGCACCGCTTCTAATCATATTGCCTGTAAGCGGGTCCGTCCTCGTCG
Encoded proteins:
- a CDS encoding multiheme c-type cytochrome, with the translated sequence MQIKKSSVMLLLSLSTAAFLSGCGASSKEAGVLPSDVAKVSESACAQCHGSAVSSVTGVSFYETFKDSAHFTDNIGCQDCHGGGSQHNGVGPMPYANPDQAGRCVTCHTAAEKIVDADGVQIMTKKHFGIDASGNATSLLDPADPTSEAPYATYVTSTSKNNCRLCHDPHAAITPQHSQWAETGHASTDKPVFRQFDSGNGVKGGCGLKCHTTTGFKTFIGNQSATLKPFKTDPNDTTMEVIRCDACHQDYSWKRNKVSGGAIIIPFTATNGLTSLPAAGDSNLCMGCHIGFYSGTVIADATSVDGVKFEAFSPHYKASASIMYEVNGYEFQAHSAYTNTGLKHNTPGTLGNGALGFGTQSGACVVCHMWVDGTNQNSHVMEPVTYTNLAATANGRNKIDANIGALTASAVCAACHTGSYAITAASLDSAKQQFKAELDALQAAIAARGISFDPIDGPHYFKDATTDQTLSTGSRYAVNWTSVAPDANGKHMAGAAYNLLVLLKDSGAYVHNSRYTHTLLYDSLDYVVNGALTGTLGAQGATLTVGGTGVTVANPFNGASRP